ACAAGGGCATCAACGAGATCGGCGTGGCCATGGGCTTTGCCATGCTCACCACCGTATATGGCCTGATCGGGGCCAACCTCCTGCTCAAGCCCCTGGCGGCGAAGATGGAACAGCAATCGCGGGCACGCATCTCCTGGATGTACGCCCAGCTGGAGGCCGTACTCATGCTGCGTGAACGCAGCCATCCGGTGCATATCCAGGAGGCCCTGGAGACCTACCTGGACGGCAGCCGCGACTACCCCCTGCCCAACCTGCAAGACATGGCCCCGCGCATCCGCCGCCTGATTCAGCGCACCAAGGCCGCCTGATATGAGTGCCCTGTCCCAAGCCAGCCCGGCCGACCTGGAGCAAGACCCAGAACTGGGCCATGACCCCTGGATGAACCTGCAACCTGAAGCCAGCGGCAGCGACAGCTGGATGCTCAGCTACGTCGATGTACTCACCCTGCTGCTGGTGCTGATGGTGGTGCTGCTCATGCTGCAACGGGCCGGAAACCCCGACAGCCCCCTGGACCTGCCCGCCGCACCCAGCCCCCTGACCCAACAGGCCGCAGCGCCGTTGCAGGCGGAACCCCAGCTGGAACAGCCCAAGGCAGCCAGCAGCGGGGTGAGCGACCCGCTGATTCTGGCCACTGACGAGGCCGAGGCCGACTGGCCCCTGCTCACCGAAAGCCTGCCCTTTGCCGAGCAGCCCCTGGCCGAGCCCCTGCTCACCGAAAGCCCTGCGGAGCTGGCCGAGCCGCAGACAAGGGAGCCAGGGGAGAGGCAAGCGGACCCAGCGCAAGGGCAAATCAGCCGCCCCAGCACAGCGGCCGAAGCAAAGGCCGACAGGATGCTGGCGGTACGCCCAGCCATGCAGCAGCCGCCTGGGGTCGATCTTGCCCCCCTGATCGAGGCCCTGCGCTGGAAGGGGCTGGGCAAGGGCGTCACCCTCAGTACCAACGCCACCCAGGTGCGGCTGGAGACCCGCGACAACATCCTGTTTGCCGATGCCAGCGCGGAACTGACCGACAGCGGTGCCGACCTGCTGCTGGAACTGACCAGCCTGCTGTTGCGCTACCCCGGCATCATCTCGGTGGAAGGCCACGCCGACAGCCGCCCCATCACCTCCACCGCCTTCCCCTCCAACTGGGAGCTATCCAGCGCCCGCGCCGCCAGTGTGGTGCGCTATCTGGTGGGCCAAGGGATAGACGCCGAACGCCTGCGCGCCATCGGCTACGGTGATACCCGCCCCCGCGCCGACAACGCCAGCAGCGAAGGCCGCGCCGCCAATCGCCGCGTCAGCCTGGTGCTGGAGCCAAGGCCTGAATCCCGGCTGTAATCAGCCCTCAGCCTTCAGCCTTCAGCCTTCAGCTCGGCCCCAGTCATGGCAGATCCCGCCATTCCCCTTGGATGTAGCCCTGGTTGGGGCGGTATTGGATCTTGTAGGCCATCTTGGGGCTTTGTTCGATCCAGTAACCCAGGTAGAGATAGGGCAGGCCAAGGCGGCTGGTCTCTTGGATCTGCCAGAGCAGGCCGATGACGCCGGGACTCAAGTGCGCCAGCTCGGGTTCATAGAAGCTGTAAACGGCGGACAGCCCGCCCGGCAGGTAGTCGGTAACGGCCACTGCCAGCAGGCGCTGATGCCAGCGCAGTTCCACGAAGCGGGTGGTGCACCAGTCGCTGGTCAGAAAGCGCATGTAGTCCTCGGCGCTGGGGTCGGCCATGTCGCCATCGCCGTGGCGGGCCTCGATATAGCGCCGGTAGAGCTGGAACTGATTGGGGTCGAATCGGGCCGGCAGGGGGTGTATCTCCAGCTCGGCGGCGACCCGGTTCCAGGCACGGCGCTGATTGCGCCGGGGTCGCCAGTGCCGCACCGGTATGCGCAGGGGAATGCAGGCGGCGCAGTCCGGGCATTGGGGGCGATAGACGTAACCGCCGCTGCGGCGAAAACCCTGCTCCAGCAGGGCCTGGTAGAGCCGATCATGCAAGGCTACCCCAGGCTCGATGAATTGGGTGATGGCCTGACGCTCGGCCAGGTAGCTACAGCCATGGCTGGGGGTTTGCAGCAGGGGCAGATGGGGCCTCATCTCAGTCCTGGGCTTGGCCAAGCAGGCTGAGTTCGCGCAGTTGGTTGAGGAAGGCTTGCAGCAATTCCTCCAGTTCCGTCAGACGGGGCCGGGCCTGGGAGGGGGGCAGGGCACAGAGGCTCGCGGCCCGCTGGTGCAGTTCATCGTGCAGGCGTCTGGCCTCGATATAGGTCGGAACCTGGGCGAAGCGCGATTCGCCCTCGCTGCTGAGCCATTGGCCGAAACGGCAGCGTTCGCCCAGCAGGGGCGGGGCCTCGCGGCGTTCCTGCTGGATGTATTCGCGTACCCAGCGCAGCCAGGCCCGATGCTCGGCACCGGCCTGCAGCAGGGGCATGTCGCGCAGGGGCAGTGGGCGCTGCCGGGTCCATTCCGGGAAGGGTCGCCATTGGTCGATCCAGCCGGGCAGCTGGGCCGCAGGCATGGGATGGCCTATGCCATAGCCCTGACCGATCTCGCAGTCCAGCTGCAGCAGCATCTCGCCGTGCTCGCGGGTCTCTACGCCCTCGGCGACCAGGTCCAGGGCAAAGGCGTTGGCCATGCCCAGGATGCCCTCCAGGATGGCCAGGTCGTCCGGGTCTTCGAGCATGTCGCGGACAAAGGTCTGGTCGATCTTGATGCGGCTGGCGGGCAGGCGTTTGAGGTAGGTGAGGGAGGAGTAGCCGGTGCCGAAGTCATCCAGGGCGAAGCCGACCCCCAGCGCCTTGCAGCGGTGGATGATGCGCGATACCTGATGGATGTCCTCCAGGGCACTGGTCTCCACTACCTCCAGCTCCAGCTGGCCGCGGGGTACGCCGGGATGGGCCAGCAGTTGCCGCTCCAGTTGCTCGACGAAGTCGTTCTGTTGCAGTTGCGGGCCGCTGACATTGACGCTCACCGGCAGGTTCAGGCCCTGTTTGGCCCAGCGCTCCATCTGCTCCAGGGCGCTGTCTATCACCCAGTGGCCCAGGTCCAGGCCGAGCTGGTGGTTCTCCGTCAGGGGCAGAAAGCTCAGTGGCGAGAGCAGACCACGCTTGGGGTGGTCCCAGCGCAGCAGGGCCTCGGCCCCAACCACCTCGCCGCTGCGCATGTTCACCTTGGGCTGGTAGTAGAGCAGGAATTCCTGGTTGTCCAGGCTTTGGCGCATGGCCTCCAGTTTTTCGTGCAGGCCACGGGTGTTGCGGTCGGTCTCGGTGTCGAACAGGTGATAGCGGTTCTTGCCGCTGACCTTGGCCTGATACATGGCCTGATCGGCCTGGCGCAGCAGTTGATCCGGGTCCACCTCCTCGTCCTGGGGGTAGAAGGTGACGCCGATGCTGGCGGATACCTGCAGCACCAGGTCATCGATGGCTATGGGTTCGGCGGCGGCCTGTAGCAGGCGCTCCAGCAGGGGGATGCTGTCCTCGTTGCGCTGGATGTCGATGAGTACGGCAACGAATTCATCGCCGCCCAGGCGGCCGATGGTGTCGCCCTCGCGCAGGGCGGCGCGCATGCGCTCGGCCAGGTGAATGAGGAGCTGATCACCGATGTCGTGGCCGTGGCGGTCGTTGATCGCCTTGAAGCCGTCCAGGTCGAGGAACACCACCGCCAGTTGCAGCTCGCGCCGGACCATCTGGAGCATACCCTGCTGCAAGCGGTCGGCCAGGAGTACGCGGTTGGGCAGTTGGGTCAGGGAGTCGTAGTGGGCGATCTGCTCCAGCTGGCTCTGGTAGGCCTTCTGCTCGCTGATCTCGGTGAACAGGGCGACATAGTGGCTGACCTCGCCGCGGTGGTCGCTGATGGCGCTGATGGTGAGCAGTTGGGGGTAGAGGTCACCGTTCTTGCGCCGGTTCCATACCTCGCCGGCCCAGCTGCCTTGTTGCAGCAGCTGACGCCACATGTCCTCGTAGAACTCGGCGTCGTGGCGGCCGGATTTGAACAGCCGGGTATGCTGGCCCACCGCCTCGTCGCGGCGGTAACCGGTGATCTGGCTGAAGGCCTCATTGACATCGACGATGATGCCATCGGGTTGGGTGATGTAAATACCCTCCTGGGCGTAGGTGAAGACGCTGGCGGCTAGTTTGAGCTTTTCCTCGGCCTGGATCCGTTCGCTGATGTCGTGGCCTATGGCCAGCACCCCAACCACCTCGCCGTTGCTGTCCTTGAGGGTCTTGTTGTACCACTCCACCAGGCATTTACGGCCATCGCGCAGCAGCAGGGGGTTGACCTGGCCGCTGACGTCTATGTCCGTCACCGCCAGCTGGAACACGCGCTTGATGCGCTGTATCTCGGTCTCGGGCAGGAAGGTGCTGAACCAGTCGCGGCCCTTGATCTCGTCCAGGCTGTAGCCGGTGAGTTGCTCGGCGTAGGGGTTGAGGTGGACCACGCAGCCCTGGGGGTCGAGCACTATGATGATGACCTGGGCGGTGTTGATGATGGTCTTGGCCAGGTCCTGCTCCTGCCGCAGGCGCTCCTCGGCGCGTTTGCGCTGGGTGATGTCGCGGATTGCGCCCTCATAGCCGATCAGCCGGTCGTCCTGTTCCACGCCTCGGCAGTTGATCGACAGCCAGCGTTCCTCGGCATCGGCATTCAGGCCTTGGGTCTCGAAGTTGTGCAGCTTGCCCCCGGCGCTGGTGAGCAGGCGGACAAAACGCTGGAAGGAGATCTCGCTGCTGATCAGGCGGCCTATGGGCTGGCCCAAAAGGTCCGCGGCATCCTGGCCGAAGACCTGGCGCACCGAGGGGGATATCTCCAGGATCAGGCCCTGGCGGTCGGTGCGGTAGTACACGTCTTGCAGGTTTTCGATGATATCCCGGTAATGCCCTTCGGACGCCTTGAGACGCTGCTCGGTGACACGGCGTTGGCCAATCTCCCGTTGCAGGCGCAGGTTGAAACGCCACAGCACCAGAGCCACCAGGGCCACCAGCAAGACCAGCAGGCCAATACCCAGGGTGGCGCGGAAGAACAGGCTGCGGGTGACCTTGGGGTCGGGGTCGTAGATGAAGCCACTTAGATCGAAGTCGGCCTCGGCCATGTCGAACTGGGTCATCAGCCTGGCCATGTGTTCCAGCCGACTGGGGTTGATCTGACCCACAGGCACCAGCTCGGGCAGGATCAACCGCTGCATGGTCTGGGCCTCGTACTCCAGGTGGGCGCGGCTTTTGTCCGGTTGATACTGGCTCAGGATCAGATCAATGATCTCCTCCTTGTGGCGCATGGCGTATTGCCAGCCCTGGATGCTGGCACGGCGAAAGGCCTTGACCCGTTCCGGGTATCTGCGCGCTTCCTCCCGGCTGGTGAACAGGATATCGCTGTAGAAGTCGATGCCGTAGCGGGACGGCTCCAGGGTGTGGCCCTGCAGACCACGCTCCTGCAGGTAAAAGGGCTCATTGCTGAGATAGGCATTGATGGCATCGGTACGGCCCTCGATCAGGTCGTCGATGTCAAAGCTGCTGGGCAGGATGCGGACCTCATCGGCCTCCACCCCCTCGTTGCGCAGCATGGCGAGAAAGTCCAGGTCCTCGACATCGCCCAGCATCATCACCCGCTTGCCGATCAGGTCCTTGGGCGAGCGCAGGCCGGAGTCGGCCAGGGTCAGCAGGACGTAGGGGGAGTGCTGAAAGATGGCGGCCAGGGCCAGCAGGGGGTCGCCCTTGAGGTAACGCTGCAACAGCTCGGTGTTGGCTACGCCGTACTGGGCGCGGCCCTGGAGTACCTCGTTGACCGGGCTGCGCCCCGGTACGTTGGGCAGGATGCGCACATCCAGCCCGCGCAGGCGGTAAAAGCCCTTGTGCAGGGCGGCATAGTAGCCGGCGAACTGAAACTGGTGCCGCCAGGGCAGTTGCAGGCTCACCTGCTGCTGGTGTGGGTCTTGGTGGGCAGCTAAGGCCGATGCGGCCAGGCCGAACAGCAGCAGGAGCACGGCCAAGGGCCCGGTCAGGCCGGTTGCCAATAGTGATTTCATCCGATGAGCATCCCCCGGTCGGGCCGGAACCTGAAAGTCCAGAAACATTGACTGAATGGGCCGCCAGTATAGCCTTGCGCGGGGCAAAGGTTAATCCCAAATCGACGGGTCAGGTATCCTCGGGCGGCCCCTTGTCGCGCTGGCGGCGGGTGCGCCGCCGGGGTTCGCGGTATTCGGCCAACTGTTGGATGATGCGCGCAAAGGGTAGCCGCTGGATGCCGCCAAAATGGCCGATGCAGTCGTTGAGCAGGCCATGCACGTTGGCGATCAGCACGGGGGTGGGGTCGCCGGGGTAACGGATGCGATGCAGGCCAAGCAGACCGCCCATCAGCAGGCGCATGGCCTTGGCGTGGGGCAGGGGGGTCTCTGGGCTGCGCGATTTCAGGGCGAAGCGGGCGTTCTCGCGCAGGCTGTCAAGAAACTCCCGGCATTGCTGCTGGGCCGATAGCGAGCGGCACTCCACCCCTTCGCGCTCGGCGATGCAGAAACGCGCTGCCTGAGGGCAGTGGCAGCGGTTCATCAGGATGGGTTTTTCGTAGATGCAGAAGCATTCGTTGATCTCGCGGTAGGTCTCGCGAAAGGCGTCCTGGTCCATCACTGCACCTGCTTGAAGCGGTGGATCAGACGTCGGTCGCGCTTGTTCGGCTTGCCCTGGGCCTGGGCCGGCAGGGCCTGGCGCTCGGCGCGCAGCTCTTCCCGGCGGGCCTGGCGGCTGGCCTGGCTGGCCTCGTCCTCGCTGTAGGAAAGGGCGGCCTCGGCGGCCGGGCGGCGTTGTTTGGGCAGTTGTTCCACGCGGATGTCCCAGTGCAGACCGGCCTTGCTGATCTGCAGACGGCTGCCCAGCTGCACCTCCTTGCCCGGTTTGCTGCGCTGCCCATTGAGGTGTACATGACCGCCATTGATGGCCTCCACCGCCAGCTGACGGGTCTTGTAAAACCGCGCGGCCCAAAGCCACTTATCCAGGCGCATCGTACACTCTCCAGACAGAAGACGGAGGACAGGGGACGGAAGACAGAACTTTGCGTCGCTACGCGACAGATTAGGTAAACCTGGCGCGAAGCGCCTCAGCACTCTGTCCTCTGTCTTCTGTCTTCTGTCCCTCAGGTCGGCTCTTCCCAGTCATCGTGATCGGCATTTATGCCGAGCAGCGGGTCCAGCTTGCCCAGGGAGTCCAGCTCAGCCAGCTCATCATAGCCGCCTACATGGTAGTCGTCGATGAAGATCTGCGGCACGGTGCGGCGCTGGCTGCGCTCCAGCATCTCGCGCATCAGACCCCGGTCCTGGTCGATCATTTTCTCCGCGTAGGTTACTCCCTTGTGTTGCAGCAGCTGTTTGGCGCGGATGCAGTAGGGGCAGATCTGGGTGCTGTAGATGATGACTTGGGGCATTGTTGTTATCTCCTTGGGAACTGATTGGCGAATCCTATTACCCACAGGCACAGGATTCAATCGGCTTTCAATGCGGTTATACTCGGGGCCTTTGCCAGAGGGTACGGAAGATGAGCCAGATTGCCAGCCCAAAGACCCATTACCTCAAGGACTACCAGCCCCCGGCCTACCTGATCGACCGGGTGGAGCTGAGCTTCCGGTTGGACGAGCAGTCCACCCAGGTGCATTCCGTCCTGCATCTGCGGCGCAACCCCCAGGGGCCGGGCGGGCCGCTGCGGCTAGATGGCGAGGGCCTGAACACCCTGGAGCTGCGCCTGGACGGTCGGCCATTGGTGCCTGGCGAGTATGGCATGGAGGACGGCCAGCTGAGCATCGAACAGGTACCGCAGCGCTGCCGGCTGGAGAGCCGGGTGGAGATCAACCCAGCGGCCAACACCGCCCTGGAGGGGCTGTATCTGTCTTCTGGGCTGTTCTGCACCCAGTGCGAGGCGGAGGGCTTTCGCCGCATCAGCTGGTTTATCGACCGGCCCGATGTCATGGCCTGCTACCGGGTGCGCATCGAGGCCGAGCGCCAGCGCTATCCGGTGCTGTTGAGCAATGGCAATCCCATCGAGCAAGGCGAGCTGGCGGGTGGCCGCCACTATGCCGTCTGGGATGACCCCTTTCCCAAGCCCTGCTACCTGTTCGCCCTGGTGGCGGGCGATTTGAGCCATATCGAGGCATCGCATCAGACCCCCTCGGGGCGGCGCGTGCGTCTGCGCATCTACAGCGAGGCGGAGAACATAGCCCGCTGTCAACACGCCATGGATAGCCTGATCAAGGCCATGCTCTGGGATGAGCGGACCTATGGCCGCGAGTGTGACCTGGATGTGTATAACATCGTCGCGGTGAACGACTTCAACATGGGCGCCATGGAAAACAAGGGGCTGAACATCTTCAACGCCAAGTTTGTCCTCGCCAGCCCGGAGAGCGCCACCGATGCCGACTTTCAGGCGGTCGAGGGGGTGATTGCCCATGAGTATTTCCACAACTGGAGCGGCAACCGCGTCACCTGCCGCGACTGGTTCCAGCTGTCGCTGAAGGAGGGCTTCACCGTATTCCGTGATCAGGAGTTCTCCGCCGACATGAACTCACGCGGGGTCAAGCGCATCGAGGATGTGCGCCTGCTGCGCACCCATCAGTTCGCCGAGGACGCCGGACCCATGGCCCACCCGGTGCGGCCCGAGTCCTATGTGGAGATCAATAACTTCTACACCCTGACGGTGTATGAAAAGGGTGCCGAGCTGGTGCGCATGCAGGCCCTGCTGCTGGGGCCGGAGCGCTTTCGTCAGGCCACGGATCTGTATTTTCAGCGTCACGATGGTCAGGCGGTGACCATTGACGACTTCGTCGCCTGCATGGCCGAGGTCTCGGGCCGTGACCTGGGCCAGTTCAAACGCTGGTATGCGCAGGCCGGCACGCCAGAGGTCCGGGTAGAGGCGGCATACGAGCCCCAGGCCCGGCGTTATCGGCTGCGCCTCAGTCAGGACCGGCAGCCGCCGCTGCATATCCCCCTGGTGCTGGGCCTGCTCGGGCCTGAGGGCGAGGAACTGCTGGCCGAGGGCAGCCGCCTGCTGGAGCTGACCGAGGCCAGCCAGGAGTTTGTGTTCGAGCAGATAGCGCGGCCGCCGCTGATCTCCCTCAACCGGGGCTTCTCCGCGCCGGTGAAGATCCGGCTTGACTACAGCGATGAACAACTGGGCCGGCTCATGGCCCAGGACAGCGACGGCTTCAACCGCTGGGATGCCGCCCAGACCCTGTCCCAGCGGCTCCTGCTGGGCCTGGTCGCCGAGGCCGCAGCAGGGCGGCAGGGGGCGATCCCCGCCGCCTTCATCCAGGGTCTTGCCGACAACCTGGCAGACCAGGCAACGGACCCGGCCCTGCTGGCGGAGACCCTGAGCCTGCCCAGCGAGGGCTATCTGGCGGAGCAGATGGAATGCGTGGATGTGGATGGCATACACCAGGCCCGCGAGCGCCTGCGCCAGCACATCGGCAGCCAGCTGCACGGACCGCTGTTGGCGCTGTATGAGCGCTGCGGCGGCAGCGCCGGGGCCGATCTCTCACCCCAGGCCATGGGCCGGCGCCAGCTGCGCAACCTGACCCTGGGTTATCTCATGGCCAGCCAGACCCCAGAGGCCCTGGCGCTCTGTCTGCGCCAGTTCGAGCAGGCCGACAACATGACCGAGCGCCTGGCCGCCCTGGCCCTGCTGGCGGCCTCCGACGCCCCGCAGCGCTCTGAGGCCCTGGAGCAATTCCAGCGTCACTGGCAGGGCGATGCCCTGGTGATGGATAAGTGGTTCGGGGTACAGGCCAGCGCGTCCCGGCCTGAGACCCTGCAACAGGTACGCCGTCTGATGCGCCATCCCGCCTTCAGTCTGCGCAATCCCAACCGGGTGCGCGCCCTGATCAGTACCTTTTGTAACGCCAACCCGGTCTGCTTTCATGCCGCCGATGGCAGCGGCTATGCCTTCTGCCGCGAGCAGGTGCTGGCCCTGGATGGCCTCAACCCCCAGGTTGCGGCCCGCCTGGTGCGCGCCCTGGTCCGCTGGCGGCGCTACCCCGAACCCCGCCGTGGCCTGATGCAGCGGCAGCTGCAGCAGATCCTGGCCCAGCCGGGGCTATCGGGCGATGTGCATGAGCTGGTGTCAAAGGGCCTGGGGTGAACGGGAAAGTTTGAGGTTTAAAGTTTGCAGGGCAAGGGCGCGGATTAAAGAAATCCTGTGCCAACCCGCTAAGAAAGCAATGCTTTTTATCACAGGGAGCAGGGGCGCGGATTCAGCATTGGACCCGATTTGCCCAAGTAGGGATAATGCCCTGTTCCAGACCAACCTAGCCTAGAAGAATGTCTAATGGATATAGCCACAGTTGTTGGCATACTCGCCGCCATCGGGGTCATCATTGGTGCCATCGCCAGCGGTGGCGATGTCATGCTGTTTGTCAACGTGCCCTCCATCCTCATCGTGGTGGGCGGCACCTTTGGCGCGACCCTGGCCCAGGTCACCCTGAAGGACTTTCTCGGCTCCTTCGGCCTGGGTCTCAAATCCATCCTGTACAAGGTGGACGACCCCAATGAGCTGATCGAAAAGGCGGTGGAACTGTCTGACCTGGCACGCAAGAATGGCCTTTTGGCCCTGGAGGGGGTGGAGATCGATAACGCCTTTCTGAAAAAGGGCATCACCCTCTGCGTCGATGGCCATGACCCGGCCCTGGTGCAGAAGATGATGAGCCGGGACATAGCCCTCACCATTCAACGCCACGAGACCGGGCAGAACATGTTCAAGAACATGGGGGCCATGGCCCCGGCCATGGGCATGATCGGCACCCTGGTGGGGCTGGTGCAGATGCTGGCCAATATGTCCGACCCGGCCAGCATAGGCCCGGCCATGGCGGTAGCCCTGCTCACCACCCTGTACGGTGCCATCATCGCCAACGGTTTCGCCATCCCGGTGGCGCAGAAACTGGCCCGCGCCTCTGAGCTGGAAAAGCTCAACCGCTCCCTGATCATGGAGACCATCTCCGGTATCCAGGAGGGCATGAACCCCCGCGTACTCCAGCAGATGCTGCAGAACTATCTGCCGGAAAGCCGTCGGCCGGTGGAGGAATAGCGGGTGGAAGAGGAAGACTGCCCCAAATGCGAGGAAGGCTCGCCGGCCTGGATGGCCACCTTTGCCGATCTAATGTCCCTGCTGATGTGCTTTTTCGTGCTGCTGCTGTCCTTTGCCACCCTGGATCAGATCCGCTTCAAGAAGATGGCCGAGACCCTCAAGGATGCCTTTGGCGTACAGCGTGAGATCCCGGCATCGGAGGTGGTCAAGGGGGTCAGCGTGATCAAGCAGGAGTTCTCCCCCTCCACCATTCCCGAGCCGTCGCAGATCGATGAGATCCGCCAGATCACCCAGGATGAACGCCAGGAGCTAAAGGTAGAGGAGCAGTTCACCAAGGAGGAATCCAGGCAGGACGGCAAGGATGAACAGCTCGGCGACAAGACCCAGGAGAAGACCCAGGATGCCGTTGCCCAGCAGCAGACGCAGGTGGACCCCCTGCAGACCCAGCTGGAGGCGGCGCGCCAGCGTATCCTGGCGGAGGTGGAGGCGGATGCCGAGTACATCAAGAAGCTGCTGCAAAACGAGGTGGAGCAGGGCGCTATCGTGGTGGAGACCAAGGAGGCGAATATCATCATTCGGATCAAAGAGCGGGCCTCCTTCCCGTCGGGTCAGGCGGAGCTGAATCAGGGCTTTCTGGATGTCATCGACCGCATCAGCGTGGCGCTGGTATCCATGCCTGGCCGCATCGTGGTTGCTGGACATACCGACAGCATACCTATCTCCAACGCCCGTTTTCGCTCCAACTGGGAGCTGTCCGCCTCCCGCGCCGTATCCGTGGTGCATGAGATCCTGCGCAACGGCAGCATAGACGCCAGTCGGCTGGTGGTGGAGGGACGGGCCGATACCGTACCCCTGGCACCCAACGACAACCCCATGGATCGGGCCGAAAATCGCCGCGTGGAGATCGTCATCTCCCGTGGCGAGGATATACTGCAAGGCATGCGCGGCCTGATCCGCAATACCCCCAGACCCTGATTGCCGGGCAGGGCAAAAAAGCATTTAGCCACGGAACCACAGAGCAGACAGAGAATAATCATCAGCGATCTCTGTGTCTCTGTGGCCCCTGGGAACTCACCGCTGAATTCAGGACCACCATGGATACCGACGAAAATCGCCGCACCTTCTTTCGCATCGAAGACAGGCTGCAGATCAGCTACAAGCGGATTGGCCCCGATGAGCTATCCGAGTTGGTCGATAAGCTGTATCGGGATGAGTTGGACCACTTCTCGGTGGCCAGCGAGATCATGGCCCTGCGTACCGAGGCCGCCCCCCTGATGCGTCAGATCAGCAGCCAGTCAGCGGATATCGCCAATTACCTCAGCTCCCTTGACCAGCGTTTGGAGTTGCTTGCCCGCACGGTCGCTGCCAGGGACAGCGACCTCACCGAACACCCGCCCAGGGACTGCAATCTCAGCGCCAGCGGCATCGCCATCGGCGTGGACCAACCCCTGCAGGCGGGCGAGATGCTGGAGGTGAGCCTGTTGCTGCTGCCCTCCTACGCCGGGGTGCGGGCCATCGCCGAGGTGGTGGACTGCACCCCCAGCACGGCGCAGCAGACCGAGGCCGCCTATCAGCTGCGACTGAACTTCAGCCACATGCGCGAGAAGGACCGGGACCTGTTGATCAAGCACATCATCCAGCGCCAGGGCGAGATGCTGCGCAAACGCCGCGAGGATCAATACAGCTGACCGGGAGACCTTGGCAGGGTGGCGTTGATCGCGTTGCAACTGGGTCGAAGCATCGCGTGACAGCCTGTACCCCTGTCCGGACTGTGTCCAGCTGCGCAAGGTACATGAAACCCCCAGGATTTACCCCGGTTCCGCTGCGCCCCATCCGGGCTACACTCAGCTGACGGCTGACGGCTGACGGCTGACGGCTGACGGCTTTCAATGGCAATGCCCGCCGATGGCCTCGAACAGGCTGCAGCAGACCGAGGGGTTGTCTCGGTACCACTCGAACACCCCCCGCGCCGGGTCCTGTTGCGCTTGCAGGCGGGCGGTGGCGGAGAGCTGGGAGTCGCCGAGGCGGCGAAAGCCCATGCTCCAATCCATGAACAGGCGCTCCTGGATCGAACCCTCGGCGAGCAGGCGGACCTCGCTGTGGCGGTGATCTGCGGCGATGCGCCGGTACAGCTCCTGGACCTTGGAGCCCTGCCCCTCCAGGTACTGCATGCAGGCCCCGTCGAGCAGGATCATGTAGCCGGTGACGCCCAGCTTGCGGTTGGCCTGCACCGCGTGATCGGCTATGCCCTGAAAGGCCAGTGTGTCAAGATCGGGGGAGGGGCGGCTGATGTAGAGGATGAAGCGCAGGGGCTCCTCGTCGGGTTCCAGGCTGTGCTCCCGCTCGGCCAGCAGCTGGCTGAGGTCGGCTTCGCTCATGGGGCGGTGGAAGTAATAGCCCTGGATGTAGTGGATGCCATAGGCCCGCACCAGATTGCGCTGGGCCTCGGTCTCCACACCCTCGGCCACCAGCTGCATCTTCAGGCCCCGGCCCATGCGGCTGATGGCGGCCACCACCGCCTGATTCTCCTGGCTGTGCTCCAGCTGGTCGATAAAGGCGCGGTCGATC
This is a stretch of genomic DNA from gamma proteobacterium SS-5. It encodes these proteins:
- a CDS encoding arginyltransferase; protein product: MRPHLPLLQTPSHGCSYLAERQAITQFIEPGVALHDRLYQALLEQGFRRSGGYVYRPQCPDCAACIPLRIPVRHWRPRRNQRRAWNRVAAELEIHPLPARFDPNQFQLYRRYIEARHGDGDMADPSAEDYMRFLTSDWCTTRFVELRWHQRLLAVAVTDYLPGGLSAVYSFYEPELAHLSPGVIGLLWQIQETSRLGLPYLYLGYWIEQSPKMAYKIQYRPNQGYIQGEWRDLP
- a CDS encoding RNA-binding S4 domain-containing protein, whose translation is MRLDKWLWAARFYKTRQLAVEAINGGHVHLNGQRSKPGKEVQLGSRLQISKAGLHWDIRVEQLPKQRRPAAEAALSYSEDEASQASRQARREELRAERQALPAQAQGKPNKRDRRLIHRFKQVQ
- the grxC gene encoding glutaredoxin 3, encoding MPQVIIYSTQICPYCIRAKQLLQHKGVTYAEKMIDQDRGLMREMLERSQRRTVPQIFIDDYHVGGYDELAELDSLGKLDPLLGINADHDDWEEPT
- a CDS encoding OmpA family protein; translated protein: MVVLLMLQRAGNPDSPLDLPAAPSPLTQQAAAPLQAEPQLEQPKAASSGVSDPLILATDEAEADWPLLTESLPFAEQPLAEPLLTESPAELAEPQTREPGERQADPAQGQISRPSTAAEAKADRMLAVRPAMQQPPGVDLAPLIEALRWKGLGKGVTLSTNATQVRLETRDNILFADASAELTDSGADLLLELTSLLLRYPGIISVEGHADSRPITSTAFPSNWELSSARAASVVRYLVGQGIDAERLRAIGYGDTRPRADNASSEGRAANRRVSLVLEPRPESRL
- a CDS encoding EAL domain-containing protein; translated protein: MKSLLATGLTGPLAVLLLLFGLAASALAAHQDPHQQQVSLQLPWRHQFQFAGYYAALHKGFYRLRGLDVRILPNVPGRSPVNEVLQGRAQYGVANTELLQRYLKGDPLLALAAIFQHSPYVLLTLADSGLRSPKDLIGKRVMMLGDVEDLDFLAMLRNEGVEADEVRILPSSFDIDDLIEGRTDAINAYLSNEPFYLQERGLQGHTLEPSRYGIDFYSDILFTSREEARRYPERVKAFRRASIQGWQYAMRHKEEIIDLILSQYQPDKSRAHLEYEAQTMQRLILPELVPVGQINPSRLEHMARLMTQFDMAEADFDLSGFIYDPDPKVTRSLFFRATLGIGLLVLLVALVALVLWRFNLRLQREIGQRRVTEQRLKASEGHYRDIIENLQDVYYRTDRQGLILEISPSVRQVFGQDAADLLGQPIGRLISSEISFQRFVRLLTSAGGKLHNFETQGLNADAEERWLSINCRGVEQDDRLIGYEGAIRDITQRKRAEERLRQEQDLAKTIINTAQVIIIVLDPQGCVVHLNPYAEQLTGYSLDEIKGRDWFSTFLPETEIQRIKRVFQLAVTDIDVSGQVNPLLLRDGRKCLVEWYNKTLKDSNGEVVGVLAIGHDISERIQAEEKLKLAASVFTYAQEGIYITQPDGIIVDVNEAFSQITGYRRDEAVGQHTRLFKSGRHDAEFYEDMWRQLLQQGSWAGEVWNRRKNGDLYPQLLTISAISDHRGEVSHYVALFTEISEQKAYQSQLEQIAHYDSLTQLPNRVLLADRLQQGMLQMVRRELQLAVVFLDLDGFKAINDRHGHDIGDQLLIHLAERMRAALREGDTIGRLGGDEFVAVLIDIQRNEDSIPLLERLLQAAAEPIAIDDLVLQVSASIGVTFYPQDEEVDPDQLLRQADQAMYQAKVSGKNRYHLFDTETDRNTRGLHEKLEAMRQSLDNQEFLLYYQPKVNMRSGEVVGAEALLRWDHPKRGLLSPLSFLPLTENHQLGLDLGHWVIDSALEQMERWAKQGLNLPVSVNVSGPQLQQNDFVEQLERQLLAHPGVPRGQLELEVVETSALEDIHQVSRIIHRCKALGVGFALDDFGTGYSSLTYLKRLPASRIKIDQTFVRDMLEDPDDLAILEGILGMANAFALDLVAEGVETREHGEMLLQLDCEIGQGYGIGHPMPAAQLPGWIDQWRPFPEWTRQRPLPLRDMPLLQAGAEHRAWLRWVREYIQQERREAPPLLGERCRFGQWLSSEGESRFAQVPTYIEARRLHDELHQRAASLCALPPSQARPRLTELEELLQAFLNQLRELSLLGQAQD